A genomic segment from Orrella daihaiensis encodes:
- the aspS gene encoding aspartate--tRNA ligase, with translation MRTCYTGEVCLDHLDQTVTLFGWVHRRRDHGGVIFIDMRDRAGLAQIVFDPDNAAAFEIAERLRNEFCIRITGLVRRRPEGTVNTDLASGEIEILCREVEILNPSVTPAFQLDDENLSETTRLTHRVLDLRRDQMQRNLMLRYRVSMAVRRYLDAQGFIDIETPMLTKSTPEGARDYLVPSRVHAGEFFALPQSPQLFKQMLMVAGFDRYYQITKCFRDEDLRADRQPEFTQIDCETSFLGEEEIRDIFEGMIRQVFESVQGVELPSPFPIMTFEEAMRRFGSDKPDMRVKLEFTDLGDVMQDVEFKVFAQAATAPGSRVVALRVPGGGELSRSEIDAYTKYVGIYGAKGLAWIKVNEVAKGRDGLQSPIVKNIHDAALTEMLKRTGAQDGDILFFGADRAKVVNDAMGALRLKIGHSEFGQAKGLFEPGWKPLWVVDFPMFEFDEDSGRYVALHHPFTSPKDGHEDYLSTDPAQALSKAYDMVLNGWEIGGGSVRIHREEVQSKVFRALKIDEQEAQQKFGFLLDALQYGAPPHGGIAFGLDRIVTMMSGAESIRDVIAFPKTQRAQCLLTQAPSPVDEKQLRELHIRVRQTEAATQPKP, from the coding sequence ATGCGTACTTGTTATACCGGCGAAGTTTGCCTTGATCACCTTGACCAGACGGTTACCTTGTTTGGATGGGTGCATCGGCGCCGTGACCACGGTGGGGTGATTTTTATTGACATGAGAGACCGCGCCGGGCTCGCACAGATCGTGTTCGATCCTGACAATGCAGCTGCCTTTGAAATCGCTGAGCGCTTGCGCAACGAGTTCTGCATTCGCATCACCGGACTCGTGCGCCGTCGCCCTGAGGGAACCGTCAACACCGACCTGGCCTCTGGTGAAATTGAAATCCTGTGCCGTGAAGTGGAGATCCTCAATCCGTCCGTCACGCCGGCTTTCCAGCTCGATGATGAGAATCTCTCGGAAACCACGCGCTTGACGCATCGTGTACTTGACTTGCGTCGTGATCAGATGCAACGCAATTTGATGCTGCGCTATCGCGTGTCGATGGCGGTGCGTCGTTACCTGGATGCGCAGGGCTTTATTGATATCGAAACACCCATGCTCACCAAGAGCACCCCGGAAGGTGCGCGTGACTATCTCGTGCCATCACGCGTGCATGCGGGTGAGTTTTTTGCGTTACCGCAGTCGCCTCAGTTGTTCAAGCAAATGCTGATGGTGGCGGGCTTTGATCGCTATTACCAAATCACCAAGTGCTTCCGTGACGAAGACTTGCGTGCCGATCGTCAGCCTGAATTTACCCAGATCGATTGTGAAACGTCGTTTCTCGGTGAAGAGGAAATCCGAGACATCTTTGAAGGCATGATTCGCCAGGTGTTTGAATCGGTGCAGGGCGTTGAGCTACCCAGTCCTTTTCCGATCATGACATTTGAAGAGGCCATGCGTCGCTTTGGATCAGACAAGCCAGACATGCGCGTCAAGCTTGAGTTCACCGACTTGGGTGACGTGATGCAAGACGTGGAGTTCAAGGTGTTTGCACAAGCAGCCACTGCACCAGGTAGCCGCGTGGTGGCTTTGCGTGTGCCGGGTGGTGGTGAACTGTCGCGCAGCGAAATCGATGCGTACACCAAGTACGTTGGTATCTATGGTGCCAAGGGCTTGGCCTGGATCAAGGTCAATGAAGTCGCCAAAGGTCGTGATGGTTTGCAGTCACCGATTGTGAAGAACATCCACGATGCTGCGTTGACTGAGATGCTCAAACGCACCGGTGCACAAGATGGTGACATTCTGTTCTTTGGTGCCGATCGCGCCAAAGTGGTGAACGATGCCATGGGGGCGCTGCGCTTAAAGATCGGTCACAGCGAGTTCGGTCAGGCCAAAGGCTTGTTCGAGCCGGGCTGGAAGCCGCTCTGGGTGGTGGACTTCCCGATGTTTGAGTTTGATGAAGACTCGGGTCGCTATGTCGCGTTACACCACCCCTTCACTAGCCCAAAGGATGGCCACGAGGACTATCTCTCAACCGATCCCGCGCAAGCCTTGTCAAAAGCCTACGACATGGTGCTAAACGGTTGGGAAATCGGTGGTGGCTCCGTGCGTATTCACCGCGAAGAAGTGCAAAGCAAAGTGTTCAGAGCGTTAAAAATCGATGAACAAGAGGCACAACAAAAGTTTGGTTTCTTGCTCGATGCGCTTCAGTACGGTGCGCCACCGCATGGTGGGATCGCATTTGGTCTGGATCGCATTGTCACCATGATGAGCGGTGCCGAGTCGATTCGTGACGTGATCGCCTTCCCTAAAACCCAGCGTGCCCAGTGTCTGCTGACCCAGGCACCCTCACCCGTGGATGAAAAGCAATTGCGAGAGCTACACATCCGGGTAAGACAAACAGAGGCGGCTACCCAGCCAAAACCTTAG
- a CDS encoding cation:proton antiporter subunit C: MTLLGLYNYWVFILLLVVGLYAVIASGNYVKRMIGLGIFQSAVFLLFITMDKVEGGTGPIFRGPPSPDQLFANPLPQVLILTAIVVGIAVTALGLAIAIRIREEYGSVEEADTRRLDEQA, encoded by the coding sequence ATGACGCTACTCGGACTTTACAACTATTGGGTATTTATTCTGCTGCTAGTGGTGGGCTTATACGCCGTCATTGCCAGTGGTAACTATGTCAAGCGGATGATTGGACTCGGTATTTTCCAGTCGGCTGTATTTCTATTGTTCATTACCATGGACAAGGTCGAAGGCGGCACGGGACCTATTTTCCGTGGTCCGCCATCGCCTGACCAATTGTTTGCTAACCCACTGCCGCAAGTGCTGATCCTGACGGCCATCGTGGTGGGCATTGCGGTCACGGCACTAGGGCTTGCGATTGCCATTCGCATTCGTGAGGAATATGGCTCGGTCGAAGAAGCCGATACCCGCCGACTGGATGAGCAAGCATGA
- a CDS encoding endonuclease/exonuclease/phosphatase family protein produces MPKLRVVSYNIHKGRSLSGRDSLPELRLGLHGLHPDILFLQEVQGRNEQRANLDAQHESLAAALHMQVAYGCNAVRQMTDHGNALLSRFPILSFENEDVSDHPLEQRGLLHGEIDIEGRRVHCFVVHLGLFAGSRMRQIQTMAQRIERLVGPQEPILIAGDFNDWRNELAPLFVKQLGVFEVFTHASQSSGDVPRLRDSVKQIKQVLRGEQPLAALSTVLSRDRQLRHNQLSMNGADSLQPPPKTYPSKFPMLRLDRIYQRGFAVTRAQVLRGKPWSLLSDHSPIVADLELE; encoded by the coding sequence ATGCCTAAGCTCAGGGTTGTTAGTTACAACATTCACAAAGGCCGCTCACTAAGCGGCCGTGATTCCCTGCCTGAGCTTAGGCTCGGTCTGCATGGATTACACCCTGACATATTGTTTCTACAGGAAGTCCAAGGGCGAAACGAGCAGCGCGCTAATCTAGACGCCCAACATGAATCGCTTGCGGCCGCCTTGCATATGCAGGTGGCTTATGGCTGCAATGCGGTTCGTCAAATGACCGATCATGGCAATGCGTTGCTGTCACGGTTTCCGATTTTGAGTTTCGAGAACGAGGACGTCTCAGACCATCCGCTCGAGCAGCGTGGCTTGTTGCATGGCGAGATTGATATCGAAGGACGCCGCGTGCACTGCTTTGTGGTTCATTTGGGATTGTTTGCCGGCAGTCGTATGCGCCAGATTCAAACCATGGCGCAGCGCATCGAGCGTTTGGTCGGACCACAGGAACCCATCCTGATTGCGGGCGACTTTAATGACTGGCGCAATGAGCTTGCGCCCCTCTTTGTGAAGCAGTTGGGCGTATTTGAAGTGTTCACCCATGCATCACAGTCCTCGGGCGATGTGCCGCGCTTGCGCGATTCGGTCAAACAAATCAAACAAGTGCTGCGCGGTGAACAACCACTGGCTGCGCTATCAACTGTGCTGTCCCGCGATCGCCAGCTACGACACAACCAACTGTCGATGAATGGCGCCGACAGCTTGCAGCCACCGCCCAAGACCTACCCGTCCAAATTCCCGATGCTGAGGCTAGACCGGATCTATCAGCGCGGCTTTGCAGTGACGCGCGCCCAAGTGCTGCGTGGCAAGCCGTGGAGCTTACTGTCTGACCATTCACCGATTGTGGCGGATCTTGAGCTTGAATAA
- a CDS encoding monovalent cation/H+ antiporter complex subunit F, whose product MMLIAAGLAIVVTMFMAVIRGLLGPGVYDRVLAMNMFGTKTVLLVAVVAMIMGRPDFLDLALAYALINFIGVLAILQFVQNREARQAQQKNQTGASS is encoded by the coding sequence ATGATGCTGATTGCTGCTGGTTTGGCCATTGTGGTCACCATGTTCATGGCCGTCATTAGAGGCTTGCTCGGCCCGGGGGTCTATGACCGGGTATTAGCCATGAACATGTTTGGCACTAAAACCGTCTTGTTGGTGGCTGTTGTGGCCATGATCATGGGCCGCCCGGACTTTTTAGATCTGGCTCTGGCCTATGCACTGATTAACTTCATCGGCGTGCTGGCGATTTTGCAGTTCGTACAAAACCGTGAGGCGCGCCAAGCTCAACAGAAAAATCAAACAGGAGCGTCCTCATGA
- a CDS encoding amidase, which produces MSTDPAFMTMTEIAGALARGEFTSSEITRLYLDRIAKADDKLHAYVSVDEDLAMSMARAADDRRAKGVALSPLDGVPFAAKDLCELKGTITTAGSQAWLDRQSQVDCTALVKCLQSGLVMLGKTHMVEFAFGGWGTNPVMGTPWNPWDLNTHRAPGGSSSGSGVAVAAGLAPAAIGSDTGGSVRIPSGLNGLTGLKTTRGLISLYGAVSLSHTLDTIGPMTHSAEDAALWTAIMAGADPLDPTSLHQPRFVWQSGATAPAGKPLSGMKFGVLPPEQYPLAVDPEELAAFEAMCAVLKDLGAALEPLPLPFDFHDLMVRNGQIIAAEAYAQHQAYIEDESLPLGQYVRGRVVGGKGISAAQYIESLKHQRACSQQYVELMQGFTAVLTPTFPFPALPLAEIDEAQTPMAAFCRAGNYLSTCGLALPAGLSQQGLPLSVQLLGKPFGEAAILRAGVAVQRVTDWHRQRPNLSSLGL; this is translated from the coding sequence ATGTCGACAGACCCAGCCTTTATGACGATGACAGAGATTGCCGGTGCCTTGGCGCGCGGCGAATTCACCTCAAGTGAAATTACTCGTCTGTACCTTGACCGCATCGCCAAGGCCGATGACAAGTTGCACGCCTATGTGAGCGTGGATGAGGATCTGGCGATGTCGATGGCGCGAGCTGCCGATGATCGACGCGCCAAAGGCGTAGCGCTTAGCCCGCTCGATGGCGTGCCGTTCGCGGCCAAAGACCTGTGTGAACTCAAAGGCACGATCACCACCGCCGGCTCACAAGCCTGGCTTGATCGTCAAAGCCAGGTTGACTGCACGGCCTTGGTCAAATGCCTGCAATCGGGCCTGGTGATGCTCGGTAAAACCCACATGGTGGAGTTTGCGTTTGGGGGCTGGGGCACTAACCCAGTCATGGGCACGCCTTGGAACCCTTGGGATCTAAATACCCACCGGGCACCTGGCGGATCCTCTAGCGGCTCTGGCGTAGCGGTAGCAGCTGGCTTAGCGCCTGCAGCGATTGGCTCAGATACCGGGGGGTCGGTCAGAATCCCGTCGGGCTTAAATGGGTTGACTGGGTTAAAGACCACCCGCGGTCTGATCAGTCTGTATGGCGCCGTGTCCCTGTCTCACACGTTGGATACCATTGGACCGATGACGCATAGCGCCGAAGATGCTGCCCTCTGGACGGCCATCATGGCCGGCGCTGACCCTCTGGATCCAACGAGCTTGCATCAGCCCCGGTTTGTCTGGCAGTCAGGTGCCACGGCACCTGCTGGTAAACCACTGTCTGGCATGAAGTTCGGTGTTTTACCGCCCGAGCAGTATCCATTGGCAGTCGACCCTGAAGAGCTTGCGGCCTTTGAGGCGATGTGTGCGGTGCTCAAGGATCTAGGTGCTGCGCTTGAACCCTTGCCACTGCCCTTTGATTTCCATGATCTGATGGTGCGCAACGGCCAGATCATCGCCGCTGAAGCCTATGCCCAGCATCAGGCCTACATCGAAGACGAGTCATTGCCACTGGGTCAATATGTTCGGGGGCGGGTCGTTGGCGGCAAGGGCATCTCTGCGGCCCAGTACATTGAGTCGCTCAAGCACCAGAGAGCCTGCAGCCAACAGTATGTTGAACTCATGCAAGGCTTTACAGCAGTGCTGACACCGACATTCCCGTTCCCGGCCTTGCCGTTGGCCGAGATCGATGAGGCACAAACCCCGATGGCCGCGTTTTGTAGGGCGGGTAACTATTTGTCTACCTGCGGCCTGGCATTGCCGGCGGGCTTATCCCAGCAAGGATTGCCCTTGAGTGTGCAGCTTTTGGGTAAGCCGTTCGGTGAGGCGGCCATCTTGCGCGCCGGTGTGGCCGTGCAGCGAGTAACCGATTGGCACCGCCAGCGGCCCAACCTTTCTAGCCTGGGGCTGTGA
- a CDS encoding DUF502 domain-containing protein — MRAFKRYLIAGLLIWAPLVITAWVVTLLVTTLEEILPESLSAKALFGIDIPGFRILIVLAVLILTGLFAANFLGRSLVERWEQLLGRIPLIRSIYKSVKQVGDTVLAPNGQAFRRAVLVQFPHAGSWTVALVTGTPSAAVAQHLEGEHISVYVPTTPNPTSGYFLVVPASQTIALDMTVDTALKYIVSMGVVAPPKTLEGA; from the coding sequence ATGCGGGCTTTTAAACGTTATCTCATCGCCGGGTTGCTGATTTGGGCGCCTTTGGTGATCACTGCCTGGGTCGTGACCTTGTTGGTCACAACGCTGGAAGAGATCTTGCCTGAAAGCCTGTCCGCCAAAGCGCTGTTCGGTATCGACATCCCCGGGTTTCGGATTCTGATCGTGTTGGCCGTGCTTATTTTGACGGGGCTGTTTGCGGCTAATTTTTTGGGGCGCAGCCTGGTTGAACGCTGGGAGCAGTTACTGGGCCGAATTCCCTTGATCCGGTCCATTTATAAATCTGTCAAGCAAGTCGGCGATACGGTGCTGGCTCCCAACGGTCAGGCGTTTCGTCGTGCGGTACTGGTACAGTTCCCGCACGCTGGCAGTTGGACGGTGGCGCTAGTGACCGGCACACCAAGCGCGGCTGTCGCACAGCATTTGGAGGGCGAGCACATCAGCGTGTATGTGCCCACGACACCGAACCCGACATCGGGCTATTTTTTAGTGGTGCCAGCTAGTCAGACCATTGCATTGGACATGACCGTGGATACCGCGCTCAAATACATTGTTTCCATGGGGGTGGTCGCACCCCCGAAGACGCTTGAAGGAGCATGA
- a CDS encoding FmdB family zinc ribbon protein: MPIYAYRCSNCGHEQDVLQKMSDAPLTQCPACGQSTYAKQVTAAGFQLKGSGWYVTDFRNNGAKSGASTGKTAQTAESASDSSSSSSSDASSTSPASTPAASTKAESTAAST, translated from the coding sequence GTGCCTATTTACGCCTATCGTTGCTCAAACTGCGGCCATGAGCAGGACGTTCTGCAGAAGATGTCGGATGCGCCGCTAACGCAGTGTCCCGCATGCGGGCAGTCGACCTATGCCAAGCAGGTGACCGCGGCTGGTTTCCAGCTCAAGGGGTCTGGCTGGTACGTCACTGATTTTAGAAACAACGGCGCCAAGTCAGGTGCGAGCACTGGCAAGACTGCTCAGACGGCAGAGTCCGCATCAGATTCGAGCTCGAGTTCTAGCTCAGATGCCAGTTCGACTTCGCCAGCATCAACGCCGGCGGCATCTACTAAGGCCGAAAGCACGGCGGCCTCAACCTAG
- a CDS encoding LysE/ArgO family amino acid transporter, with protein MFDVLPSIVTALTGSLAAPTLPAFSTAFLAGMALSLSLIMAIGPQNAHLLRMGLSRQHLWLTVVVCVIADMALIAVGVIGLGQLGQLSDRLYGALLGATVLVLLIYGWQAARRFWEGFWRGFKVPAQEVDRANQTVSRRQAVTAALTFSWLNPHAWIDTAVLIGGASLAYQADARTGFGVGAMVGSLIWFVAFGALAWWMGKRLGQTSIWRWMDGLVAIMMWAIAATIALDVVS; from the coding sequence ATGTTTGACGTCTTACCCTCAATAGTCACCGCACTTACTGGATCACTTGCTGCACCGACATTACCGGCTTTCTCAACGGCCTTCCTAGCGGGCATGGCGCTAAGCCTATCGCTCATTATGGCAATCGGTCCCCAGAACGCACACCTGTTGCGCATGGGGCTGTCACGACAACACCTGTGGCTAACGGTTGTGGTCTGTGTGATTGCTGACATGGCCTTGATCGCCGTTGGCGTGATCGGCTTAGGGCAACTGGGCCAACTGTCCGATCGGCTCTATGGCGCGTTGCTGGGTGCCACGGTACTGGTGTTGCTTATCTATGGCTGGCAAGCTGCAAGGCGGTTTTGGGAGGGCTTCTGGCGAGGTTTTAAAGTGCCAGCACAGGAAGTTGACAGGGCCAATCAAACAGTGTCTCGTCGACAGGCGGTGACCGCAGCTTTGACGTTTTCTTGGTTGAATCCGCATGCCTGGATTGACACTGCAGTGTTGATCGGGGGTGCATCACTGGCTTATCAGGCTGATGCACGAACCGGTTTTGGGGTAGGCGCCATGGTCGGCTCCTTGATCTGGTTTGTAGCGTTTGGCGCACTGGCCTGGTGGATGGGCAAACGGCTAGGCCAGACGAGTATTTGGCGCTGGATGGATGGGTTGGTGGCCATCATGATGTGGGCGATTGCAGCGACCATTGCCTTGGATGTGGTGAGCTAA
- a CDS encoding Na+/H+ antiporter subunit E produces MHIVVLFITLAALWLLWSGLYLPLMLALGAASVVLVIWLTRRFETIDHESVPVHLGFKVITYWAWLLKEIVVSSLQVTKIVLSPSMPISPKVVQVQSKSKGEVRQVIFGNSITLTPGTLTTDLDDNGLVTVHALTEEGADGVVNGDMNDRVAALPGFGGK; encoded by the coding sequence ATGCACATAGTTGTCTTGTTCATCACGCTTGCCGCGCTTTGGCTACTTTGGTCAGGGCTGTATTTGCCATTGATGCTCGCCTTAGGCGCGGCCTCAGTGGTGTTAGTGATTTGGCTAACCCGACGGTTCGAGACCATCGATCACGAATCGGTTCCTGTTCATTTGGGCTTCAAAGTGATCACTTACTGGGCTTGGCTGCTCAAAGAGATCGTAGTCTCTAGCCTGCAAGTCACCAAAATCGTCCTTTCTCCCTCCATGCCCATCAGCCCTAAAGTGGTGCAAGTGCAATCAAAGAGCAAGGGCGAAGTGCGCCAAGTGATATTTGGCAACTCGATTACGCTCACACCCGGCACGTTAACGACCGACCTTGACGACAACGGCTTGGTGACCGTGCATGCGCTAACAGAAGAGGGTGCCGATGGTGTGGTCAATGGCGACATGAATGACCGGGTGGCAGCGCTGCCTGGCTTTGGAGGCAAATGA
- the argP gene encoding HTH-type transcriptional regulator ArgP gives MIEDKLAKSLFTVVNEGSFQAAARVLNLTPAAVTQRIKALEAQIGARVLVRGKQLRLTPQGKAIVAFHHKNELLQDELLRALNLDAQTYHGNKRWRTLRVAVNADSIASWFLPGVADALGQQHLLLDVVIDDQDHTHEALRTGEVMGCVTTLAEAMPGCVAEPLGVMRYRALATSEIMTRVQTSAGRLSAHRLLAQPAVIFNRKDAIHDRFLERFLKLQSPAYPKHFVPALDAFEAAIDLGLGWGLVPDAVRASPSGKKPTAKLQEVMPGCYLDVQLYWQHWQQEPRHAAALTQAVKAAAMASLLQADD, from the coding sequence ATGATTGAAGACAAGCTCGCCAAGTCGCTCTTTACTGTGGTTAATGAGGGCAGTTTCCAGGCAGCTGCCAGGGTGTTGAATCTGACGCCTGCGGCAGTCACGCAACGCATCAAGGCGCTTGAAGCACAGATCGGTGCGCGTGTGTTGGTGCGAGGTAAACAATTGCGTTTAACCCCACAGGGCAAGGCGATTGTGGCGTTTCATCATAAGAATGAATTGTTGCAAGATGAGCTCTTACGAGCCTTGAATCTGGATGCGCAAACCTATCATGGCAACAAACGCTGGCGCACGCTGCGGGTAGCCGTGAACGCAGATTCGATCGCGAGCTGGTTCTTGCCGGGTGTGGCCGATGCTTTGGGGCAGCAGCATCTGTTGTTGGACGTGGTGATTGACGATCAGGACCACACCCATGAGGCGCTGCGCACCGGTGAGGTGATGGGGTGTGTCACCACGTTGGCCGAGGCCATGCCGGGCTGTGTAGCCGAGCCCCTGGGTGTGATGCGTTACCGTGCGTTAGCCACTTCTGAAATCATGACACGAGTTCAAACGTCAGCAGGGCGATTGTCTGCCCATCGTCTTCTGGCACAGCCTGCAGTGATCTTTAATCGCAAGGATGCGATCCATGACCGTTTCCTTGAGCGCTTTCTAAAACTGCAGTCACCGGCCTACCCCAAGCATTTTGTGCCGGCGCTTGATGCGTTTGAGGCAGCCATTGATCTTGGGCTAGGTTGGGGGCTAGTACCCGATGCGGTCAGAGCAAGCCCAAGCGGTAAAAAGCCGACCGCCAAACTGCAGGAGGTTATGCCGGGGTGTTATCTGGATGTACAACTCTATTGGCAGCACTGGCAACAAGAACCACGGCATGCAGCGGCCTTGACCCAAGCAGTCAAGGCCGCTGCTATGGCGAGTTTGTTGCAAGCGGACGATTAG
- the mnhG gene encoding monovalent cation/H(+) antiporter subunit G, which produces MIILDVISWVLLGLGGFFVVVGGIGVLRMPDLYTRMHAVSVTETLGTILVLLGLMVMAGWSLASFKLFAILLFLLFTAPVSSYALANTAMLGGTKPLLDGEKQS; this is translated from the coding sequence ATGATTATTCTGGATGTGATTTCCTGGGTGCTATTGGGCTTAGGCGGGTTTTTTGTAGTAGTCGGCGGCATTGGTGTGCTTCGCATGCCGGATCTCTACACCCGGATGCACGCCGTTAGCGTGACTGAAACGCTGGGCACGATTCTGGTGCTGCTTGGACTCATGGTGATGGCAGGATGGTCACTGGCGAGCTTCAAGCTATTTGCGATCTTGTTGTTTCTGCTGTTTACCGCACCGGTCTCTTCTTATGCGCTGGCCAACACCGCCATGCTCGGTGGCACCAAGCCGCTTCTGGATGGGGAGAAGCAATCATGA
- a CDS encoding DUF4040 domain-containing protein, producing MMLETILGLFTLTMVAIVAIATIMSSNLFVASMWFGIFSLLMASNFFILDAADVALTEAAVGAGVSTVLFMGALALTAEKETIRMRTNWLPVAALVALSLVLFVATFEQPVLGDINAPVHQHVAPWYIEKTPEYINIPNIVTAILASFRGYDTLGEVLVIFTAGIGVLSVLSFKPKSKQSLSGEQLGQKVRGVQHHVILRVVGKLIIPILLLFGLLVQFHGKYSPGGGFSAGALFAAAVMLYGILEGADRSEAAMPQRIMLRLAALGATLYTGVGIACMLLGGHFLDYNVLWSNPVTGQYVGILLVEFGVGLTVTTVLVMIFNAIANRPTYQA from the coding sequence ATGATGCTTGAGACCATTCTGGGCCTGTTTACGCTCACCATGGTGGCTATTGTGGCGATTGCCACCATCATGTCGAGCAATCTGTTTGTAGCCAGCATGTGGTTCGGGATTTTTAGTTTGCTGATGGCCTCGAACTTCTTTATTTTGGATGCCGCTGATGTGGCGCTGACCGAAGCGGCGGTGGGTGCTGGGGTGTCGACCGTGCTTTTTATGGGTGCACTAGCGCTGACTGCCGAAAAAGAGACCATTAGGATGCGCACCAACTGGCTGCCAGTCGCAGCATTGGTTGCGCTTTCCCTGGTGTTGTTCGTAGCCACTTTCGAGCAGCCCGTGCTTGGTGATATCAACGCTCCGGTTCATCAACACGTTGCGCCCTGGTACATAGAAAAAACCCCGGAATACATCAACATCCCCAACATCGTGACGGCGATCCTGGCATCGTTTCGTGGCTACGATACCTTGGGTGAAGTGCTGGTGATTTTTACCGCAGGCATTGGCGTACTGTCGGTGCTGAGCTTTAAACCCAAATCAAAGCAGTCTCTGTCTGGCGAGCAGCTCGGACAAAAGGTACGTGGGGTGCAACACCATGTGATCTTGCGTGTCGTGGGCAAACTCATCATTCCGATCCTTCTGCTATTTGGGCTACTGGTGCAGTTTCACGGCAAGTACAGCCCTGGCGGCGGGTTCTCTGCTGGCGCTTTGTTTGCGGCTGCTGTCATGCTCTACGGCATTTTGGAAGGGGCAGACCGTTCGGAGGCTGCCATGCCACAACGCATCATGCTGCGCTTGGCTGCCTTGGGTGCCACACTCTATACCGGCGTAGGCATCGCTTGCATGCTGCTTGGCGGCCACTTCCTGGACTACAACGTGCTGTGGTCTAACCCGGTGACTGGCCAGTATGTAGGCATCTTGCTGGTTGAGTTCGGCGTAGGCCTGACCGTGACCACGGTGCTGGTGATGATTTTTAATGCGATTGCCAATCGCCCAACCTATCAAGCCTAG